GCGTGGACCGCGCAGACACCGGCCAGCGCGGCGGCGTGCGGGGTGGCGGTCGGCGTGGGCTGCGTGGCGCACTACCTGGGCGACGCGATCACCGAACAGGGCTGTCCGATCCTGTGGCCGATCCCGCTGATGGGCAAGACGTGGTTCCCCGTCGCGCCGCCGAAGATCATGCGGATGAAGACCGGCGGCAAGGTCGAGATGGCGATCGTCGGCCCGCTGGTCACCATCCTCAGCGTCTGGCTGTCGGCCGCCGCGCTCCAGCAGGCCGGCGCGCTCCCGTTCCTCGAAAGTTTCGACCTGCTACCCATCTAGGTTTCAGATAACGGCCATTCGGCGGCTACCACGGCATCACCCGATCGGACTAGCCTCCACGAAATCCCCGTCCCGCGCCGATCCGCGTCGAGGAGGACTTCGTGGCACGACACACGCACGACAACGTGGTCGAGGCGGCCGAATGACCACCTGGCTCGGCCTGAACGCCGGTCACGAGGACCGGGCGACCGCCGACACCACCGCGGTATCGCTCTACGAGTCACTGCTCTTCCACGCCCAGGTCGTGTGCGTGCACGCGGTCGAAGGCCGGCACGCGATGTCGTTCCGGCTCACCGAGGACCCCTCGGACAACACCGTGTCGACGCTGATCGAACGCGGGTACGGCGTGGCGGTGCACAACGGCAGCCTGCAACGGCTCGCCGGGCCCGAATCGCTCGCCAGGGGCGCTCTGCGGGCCGCTTTGGCGCACCGGGACCGGCGTGAAGGCCGGGCGCTGCGGTTCCCCGGCCAACGTGCGCTGCGCGGCCGTTACGGCGTGTCGGACATCCTGGCGTTCAGCGCGATCGAAGAGGTCCTGCCGCACGGCACGAAGAGCGTGGACGCGCGCGGTGACCTCCAGCCGGCGTTCGTGAACGGCCGGTTGGTGTTGGACTGCGGTTAGGCAGGTTCAGTTGGCGCGGCTCGGTCGGGCTCGGCCCGGCTCTCGGTCGGCCCGGCTCTCGGTCGGCCCGGCTCTCGGTCGGCCCGGCTACCGAAACCGGTCGGCCCGGCTCCTGGCTCAGCCCGGGTGGGCGCCGACGGTGTCCTTGATCTCCGCGCCGAGGCTGTCCGCGGTGCGCGCGCAGTGGGCGCAGCAGAAGAACCGGCCGTTCACCTCGACGCCGTGGCCGAGAATGCGGCAGTCGCAGTGCTCGCAGCGCGGTGCGAGACGTTGGATCGCGCACTCGAAACTGTCGAACGTGTACACGCCACCGCCGGTCGTGCGGACCTCGAAGGTCATCCAGTAGTCGTTACCGCATACGTCGCAAGTCGCCATGGGCCGAGCCTGCGCCGGTCGCCAGGACCCGGCAACTCGGACCGTTTCCGACCGGGCGCTAGTCCAACTGGGCGACAAGTCGTTTCGGTGCGACCTGGCGATAGGCGTCCCGGACGACCTCGGTGACGGCGTCCCAGTCGACGTCAACGTCGAGGTAGACGCCGAGCCAGCCGCGGTGCCCGACGTACGGCGGTCGGAAGTACCGCTCGGGTTCGCTGCCGACCAACGCCTCCTGCACACCCGGCGGGGCCGCGCACCAGAACGCGAGGCGGTCGTCGTGGTGGTGATCGGCGAACATGACGAACAGCTTCTTGTCGCGCACGAACCACGCCGGCTCGCCGTGACTGGGCCGTTCGGTCGCCTCCGGCAACCCCATGCACAGCTCCCGCAACCGCTCCAGCGAATCCATGCGCGCCATCCTCACACCCGAGCGGACCAGGCCGGACTCGAACCGGCGTCCTCCCTCCACGCAGGAGGGCGCGTCAACCACTGCGCTACATGGTCCCGAGCCGGGCCGGATTCGAACCGGCGTCCTCCCTCCAAAGGAGGAGGGCGCGACAACCACTGCGCTACCGGGCTCTTGCCCCAACACTAACCATGACCGAGGGCGCGGAGACAGGGCCGCTAAGGTCTGCCGCGTGCGCGGGGTCGACTATTACGAGCTCCTCGGGGTCGGTCGCTACGCGTCCGAGGCGGAGATCAAATCCGCCTACCGCTCCCTGGCCAAGGTCATGCACCCCGACGCGGGCGGGTCCTCCGGCACGTTCCGGATGCTGCAAGAGGCATATGACACCCTCCGTGATCCGTCCCGAAGACAGGACTACGACCGGGGCTGGACGGTCACCCGACCGGGCGCGCGGCCGACGTCCCCCACCCGGCCGCCGCGCTCCGGCCGAACGGGCCGGCTGCGCAATTTCGGTGAGGATCCCGACTTCGTACCTCCGAAGCCGGTGGTGGATCTCGGTGCGATCGCGTGGTGGCACCTGGTCGACGTGGCCCAGCGGGTCCGCTATGCGCCCGCCGCCGGTCCCGGCCACGCGCCCGCGTTAGCCGCGGTGCTCGGGTGGTTCTTCCTGCTGCTGCCGGTGTTCTTGATCGACTTCACGCCGCTCGTGCTGGGTGTCTGGCTTCTCCTGGTCGCCGCGGCGGCGACTGCGGCGTTCCGGTTGGTGCGGCGGTACCTGTCGGCGATCCGGGCGGACCGGGCGTTCACGGCGGAGCACGACACCGACATCGTGCACGGGACCACCGACGACCGCCCGTGTGAACGGATCACCGCCGACCTGCTCAGCCGGTACCTGACCCGGTTGCCCGGCGTGCGGATCTTCCACGGGCTCGCCTGGCCGGGCTCGGTGTTCGCCGACGTCGACCACGCGGTGCTGTGCGGGCGGAAGCTGGTGCTGATCGAGTCGAAGGCCTGGCTGCCGGGGCACTACGAGGCCGACGACGACGGCTCGGTGTGGCGCAACGGGCATCCGTTCCGGGGCGGTGGCATGAGGATGCCGCGCAGCCTGGCGATGTACCGGAAGTTGTTGCCGTGGCTGGACATCCGGACCGCGCTGCTGGTGTACCCGAGCCGGGCCGGCGAGGTGACGACCGAGGAGCCGGCGGACACCGTGGTGCCGCCGATGACGCCGGCGCAGTTCGTCGAGGAGATCGGCGACTGGCTGGCGGAGGACCCGGCCACGGTGGACCGCGAGGCGTTGCGCCTGCTGCTCCGCCAGGTCGTGCCGATCGTGCGCCCGTAGCAACCGCCTGGGTCGGTCAGCCGAATGGCGCATGTCCGTTGTGTCGCCGGAGGGTTACGTTCGGCGGACCCAGCGGGAGGAGCGGGGCGGATGAAGGTCGACGTCTTCAACGAGGTCCAGGACCCGCGCCCGTGGCAGGAAGGGCACGAGAACGCGCGCATCACGGAGGCGTTGGAGCAGGCGCGGCTGGCGGATTCGCTCGGGTACGGCTGCTGGTGGCAGGTCGAGCACCACGGCGCGGACGAGTTCAGCCTGTCGTCGGCGCCGGAGTTGATGCTGGCGGCGATCTCGCAGCAGACGTCCCGGATCCGCCTCGGCCATTCCGCGGTCCTGGCGCCGGCCAAGTTCAACCACCCGATCCGGGTAGCCGAACGTGCCGCCATGCTGGACCACCTGAGCGGCGGCAGGCTGGAGTTCGGCCTGACCCGGTCGACCGCGCCGGAGTGGCGGCTGTTCGGCATCGACCCGGCGGACGCGCGCCGGCAGACCCAGCAGGCGTTCGAGATGATCCCGCGGATGTGGACGTCGGAGCGGTTCTCGCACTCCAGCGAGGATTTCGAGATCCACGACGTGCCGATCGTGCCCAAGCCGCTCCAGAAGCCCCATCCGCCGCTCTGGCAGGCCGCCGCGACGCCGGCGTCGTTCGAGGAGGCGGGGCGGCGCGGTGTCGGGGTGCTGGGGACGACGATCTGGGAGTCCATCGAGCGGGTGCGCCGGATGGTCGGCCTCTACCGTGCGGCGGCCGACGCGTGCACGTCGCCGGTCGGTTCGTACGTCAACAACCAGGTCGCTTTCTTCACGTTCGTGCACTGCGCGGAGACCGACGAGCAGGCGGCCCGCAACGGCGCCGTGGCGGCAGCGGCTTGGTACACGGTCAAGGCGCTGACCTTCTTCGAGGCCGCGGACGCCTTCGTGGAGACCGTGCGGCACCAGCAGTCGCTGATGGACGACCCGTCCGGCGGTGGTCTGACCGGCGAGTTCCTCCGGGCGGAAGCCGCGGCGTTCAGCGGACCGAACCGTGCCCAGGTGGTCATCGGGCGGGTCCTGCAAGGCGAGGACGTGGACCCGGAGGAGATCTTCGAGGCGCTGAACGAGCAGGACTCGCTGATCGTCGGCAGCCCGGACACGTGCCGGAAGAAGCTGCGCACCTACGCGGACCTCGGCATCGACCGCCTGATGGCGTTCCACCAGGTGGGCAGCCTGAAGCACGAGGACGTCATGCAAAGCCTCCGCCTGATCGGCGACCTGATCCCCGAGTTCGACACGTAAGTCGGAGATCAGGTCGGTAGGCAACACGTCAGTCGGACAGGCATTCCGGGCGCGTTCGGCGTGTGGGGTGGGAAGATGGCCGGCATGCCGAAGAAGCTGCGCCTGACGGGTGACCCGGAGGCCGACAAGCTGCTCAGTGAAGACCACTTCGCGCTGCTCACCGGGCTCCTGCTGGACCAGCAGTTCCCGATGGAACACGCCTTCGCCGGCCCCCGGAAGATCGCGGACCGGATGGGTGGGTTCAGCATCACCAAGATCGCCGAGACCGACGTGGACGAGTTCGTGGAGCTGTGCGTGCAGCCGCCCGCGATCCACCGGTACGGCGGCTCGATGGGGCGCCGGGTCCACGCGTTGGCGCTGCACATCCTGGAGAACTACAAGGGCAAGACGGCGAACATCTGGAAAGCCGGCAAACCGGACGCCAAGGAAGTGTTCCGCCGGGTGAAGGCGCTGCCCGGGTTCGGCGACCAGAAGGCCCGCATCTTCCTCGCGTTGCTGGGCAAGCAGCTCGGCGTCACCCCGGAGGGCTGGCGCGAAGTGGCCGGGGCGTACGGCGAGGAAGGCTCACGGCGCTCCATCGCCGACGTCACCAGCCCCGAGGCGCTGGCCGAGGTCCGCGCGTTCAAGAAGGCCGCGAAAGCAGCCGCAGCGGGGAGCTAGAGCGGAGCCTCCGAGGGCTAGAGCGGGCGTTGCCGACGGCTAGAGCTGCGTTGCCGGGAGCTAGAGCGGCGTTGCCGACGGCTAGAGTCCCGACGTGCAGTTGCCGGGACTCTCCGATCTCACGCCGTTGGGCCAGGGCGGGTTCGCCACGGTCTACCGCGCCCGCCAGGTCCAGCTGAACCGCGACGTCGCGGTGAAGATCGACAACCGGGTCTTGCAGACCGAACGCGATCGGCGGCGGTTCCTGCGTGAGGCCCATGCCGCCGCACGACTGTCCGGGCACCCGCACGTCGTGTCCGTGCACGACGCCAACTTCACCCCGCAGGGCACGCCCTACCTGGTCATGGAGCTGTGCACCGGTGGGTCGCTGGCCGACGTGGTCCGGCGGGACGGACCGCTTTCGGCGGACCGGGTGCGGCAGCTTGGCGTGCAGTTGGCGGACGCGCTGGCCGCCGCGCACGCGGAAGGTGTGCTGCACCGGGACATCAAGCCCGGCAACATCCTGCTGGACCGGTACGGCACGGTGAAGCTCGCCGACTTCGGGTTGGCGGCGCTGCTGGACGCCGAGGGTTCCAGCACTGTCACGCGTGATGCGTTGAGTCCCAGTTACGCGCCGCCTGAGGCGTTCGCGATGGCCCAGCCGACGCCGGCCGCTGACGTCTACGCGTTGGCGGCGACGTTGTACGACCTGCTTGCGGGTAAGCCTCCTCGGCCGGTGCCTTGGCCGGTCGAGTCGTTCGATCACCTGGGTGACGTGCTGCGGTCGCCCGTGGCGCCGGTGGTCGGGGTGCCGCAGGAGTTGCACGACGTGTTGGTGCGGGCGCTTGAGCCGGATGTCGCGCGGCGTACGCCTGGTGCGGCGCGGTTGCGGGATGAGTTGAGTCGGGTTGCGATGGCGCCGGTTCCGGCGGGTTCGGCTGTTGGTGGGGGTGCGGAGCGGCGTTTCGAGCCGCAGCTCGGGTCGGGTTACGTTCGGCCGCCGACCAAGAAGCCTTGGGCGTTGGTCATCGCTGCTGCGGTGCTCGCGACGGTCGTGGCCGGCGGAACGTGGTGGTGGGCGACGAAGAACGGTGACACCGCCGCGCCGGGTGCGCAGGTCGGTACGACGGCAGGTTCATCCACGAGCACCAAGCTGCCGCCGCCAGATCTCAAGGAGTGCGCGACGGGCTACTGCGTCGGCGAGCCGACCTGCTACCGCGGCATCGTGTCGATCGGTGGTCAGGCCGCGACGGCACGTCGGGTCGCCAACTGCTCCGAAGAGCACTTCTGGGAGGCGTTCGCGGGCGGCTGGTTGTCGGGGCCGATCCCTGAAGTCGACAACGACGACCTGATCAAGGCACCCGAAGTCGCGGACGTCTGCACGGCCGAGGCGATGAAGGCGAACACCCGGCCGACCGTGGACACGTCGGACTGGCAGTTCACCGCGGTCGGGTTCGCGGATGGCGAGGCGACCTACTTTCACTGCCTGGCCAGGCCCTCCGAAGGCGGCGAGACGACCACCAGCGCGTTCGGTGGGTCCTGACGTTCGGTCAGAGGGTCCTGCGCGTCGGTCAGAGGGTCCTGGGGTCCGGTAAGAGGGGTCTCGTGTTTCGAAGGCCGCATCGCGAAGAACAGCATCACCAACGCCACCACGGCGAGCAGCCCAGCGATCGGCGCCAACGACAGCAGCCCGACCCAGCTGATCACCAGCCCGCCGACCACGCCGGACAGGCCGACACCGAGATAGATCGCGGACGCGTTGAGCGACAGGAGCAGGCCGCCGTTGGTCGGTGCCAACGCGATCAGCCAGCTCTGCGTCGGCGGGTTCGTCGACCACGTGAGAGCGCCCCACACGAACAGCGCGATGGCGGCCGACACCGGGGTGGTCAACGTCAGCGGCAACGTGGCCAGCACGACGGTGAAGCAGCTGACCAGCACGACGAGCAGCTTGCGCGGGTCGAACCGGTCGGTGAGCCGGCCACCGGCCCAGTTGCCGAACACACCACCCAGGCCGTACGCGAGGAGCAGCACGCTGATCATCACGCCCTCGACGCCGGCGGTTTCGGTGAGCAGTGGCGCGATGTAGTTGAAGACGCTGAACACAGCGAGGCACGCGATCACGGTCAGGCCGAGGACCATCAGCACGCGCCGGTCGGCGGCAGGGGCGAAGCGTTCGCGGAGGCGGACCACCGGCGGCGCCTCGACGCGGGGCAGCCAGCGCCACACCGCCAGTGCCGCGACTGCGGAGACGGCGGCGATCAACGCGAACACGCCCTGGTAGCCGAGGGGTCCGCCCAGGAGGTTGCCTGCCGGGACGCCGAGGACGAGGGAGAACGTGAGTCCGCCGAAGACCAGGGCCACGGCTCGGCCACGACGTTCCGGTGGGGTGAGAACGGTGGCCACGAGCGTTGCGGCGGGTGTGTAGACGGCCGCACCCAGTGCGCTGATGACGCGTGCGGCCAGGAGGAGGGGGTAGTTCGGCGCGACGGCGGCCAGCAGGTTGCCGAAGGCCGAGACGCCCAGGGCGGTGACCAGGAGGGTGCGGCGTTCCCAGCGGCCAGTGAGCGCGGCCAGCGGCGGTGCGGAGACCGCGTAGGCGATGGCGAACGCGGTCAGCAGTTGGCCGGCGGTGGCGTGGGAGATGTGCAGTTCCTGGCTTACGGCCGGTAGGACGCCGGAGACGATGTAGGCACTCGTTCCGATGGCGAACGCGCCGGCCGTGAGCAGGTAGGTGCGGGCGGACAATGCGTACTCCCCCGATCGAGTGGTGATTCGATCGGTACCGTACTACGATGACCGTCAAAGTTCGACCGATATCGTAGTATGCGGGTCATGACGACCATGCTTGCGCACCCCGAGCGGGGAGAGATCCGGATAGCGGCGGTGCTGCAAGCGTTGGCGGATCCGGTGCGGCTGGAGATCGTGCGCGCGTTGGCCCGGTGCGAGGACGGGATCTCGTGCGGCTTGCTTGACCTGGGGATTACGGCTTCCACGTTGACGCATCACGTGCGGACGTTGCGGGAGGCGGGGGTCGTGTGGGTGCGGCCTCAGGGGACTTCGCGGATCAGTACGTTGCGGCGGGATGACCTGGATGCGTTGTTCCCTGGGTTGCTTGATGGTGTGTTGGCGGCTCGGCGGTGAGCGGCGCGGGTGGTGGTTTGGTGGGTGGCGGCGTGGGTGGCGACTCGGCGGGTGGTGCGGCGGGGAGCGGCGCGGCGGGGAGGGACGCCAATGACTGGGAGTGGGTTCGGGTTCTGGCTCAGGGGCGGGTGTACGACGAAGAGCGGGCTGCGCTGAATCGGGTGGCTTGGGCGGCGGTGGCGTTGGCGGCTTCGCGTGGCGGGGAGCGGAGTGGGGTGCGGCGGGCTCGGGCGGTGGCGGATCGGTTTGCTTTGCGGGCCCGGGTGGTGGGGTCGGTTGGGGTTTGGGCGGCGGATCCGGATCTGTTGGTGGCGGATGTGTTGGCGGAGACCGGTTTGCCGGATCGGTTTCTGAGGGTGGTGGCGCGGGGGTTGGAGCCGGTGGTGCCGTTGGTTCGGGATGGCGGGTTGCGGGAGCGGGGGGAGCGGTGGTTGGCGGTTTGGGGGTCTGCGTCCAGGTCCGGCTCGATTTGACACGGGACCCCTACGGGCACCCCAGACAGGCCAAAGCCGGGCAGGCATGGCGGGAAGAGCGTCCGCCAAGCCTGCCCGGCTTCGACCAGCCTATGGCACCCGAACCCATGTCAAATCGAGCCTCGTCGGCCACCTGCGGTGTGCGCGGGGCGGCCACTGCGGTGTAGCGATGTGGTGCGGGGCGGCCATTGGGTGGGTGGGGTGACTGTTTGGTGTGGTGTGAGTAATTCGGTTGCGGTGGTTCCTAAGGTTGGTAGACGTGCGTGCCTACGCTCGTCTTGCGCTGGCCGGTTTCCGTAGATACTCCACCTATCGACAGGCGATGGTTGCCGGGATGGCGACGAACGTCGCATTCGGGCTGCTCAGGATGGCTGTGCTGGTCGCGGCCGTCTCGCAGGGCTCCATCGCGGGCTATGACGTTGCGGCTACGGCTACCTATGTGTGGCTTGGCCAGGGGTTGATGGCGGTCGTTGTGCTGTGGGGTGACAAGCAGTTGGCCGACCGCATTCGCAGCGGGGACGTTGTGGTTGACCTCTACCGGCCTTGGCACCTCCAGTCCGCGTTGTTGGCCGAGGATGTCGGGCGGGCCGGGTACGCCTTGCTTGTGCGACTTGCGCCGCCGATTGCGTTCGGAGCGTTGTTCTTCCCATTCCGGTGGCCCGAGTTGGCCACCCTGCCGTTGTTCGCGGTGAGTGTGGTGCTGGCGGTGGCCGTCAGTTTCGGCATGCGGTTCCTGCTGAACGCCACCACGTTCTGGCTCCTCGACAACCGTGGCGTGCAGGCGCTCTACACCGGGTTCGCCTGGCTGCTCAGCGGGTTGGCTGTGCCGCTTGCGTTCTTCCCTTCCTGGGCGTTGCCCTTCCTGTGGTCCACGCCGTTCGCGGCCATGTTGCAGGCGCCGATCGACGTCTTCCTCGAACGCGGTTCGCCTTGGCCGCTGTTGGCGGGGCAGGCGTTCTGGGCTGTTGTGGTCCTCGGGGCGGGCCACCTGGTGTTGCAGCGCGCGGTTCGGAAGGTGGTGGTGCAGGGTGGCTGACTCGACTGCCGGTGTCTACGCGAAACTTGTCGGCGCACGTCTGCGCGGCCAGATGTCTTACCGTGCCTCGTTCGTCCTCCAGTGCGTTGCCAACGCTCTCGGGCAGCTGACCGAGTTGGCCATCATTCTTGTGCTGTTCAACAGGGTCAGCGCGCTCGGGGGCTTCTCGGTCAACGAGGTCGTGTTGATGTACGCGCTGGCGGGCACGGCGTTCGGGATCGCCGACCTGGTTGCGAGCCAACTGGACGAGCTGCCTACCTACATTCGCACTGGGACGTTCGACGTTCTTCTGCTGCGACCTTTGGGCACGCTTGCTCAGATGATGGCTTCCGACCTCCAGTTGCGGAAGCTTGGTCGGATCGTGGCCGGTGTCGTTGCGCTTGTGTACGCGTTGGGCCACAACGAGATCGCTTGGTCGCCGTTCACCGCGGTGTTGATCGTGGTGGCGCCTCTCAGTGGTGCGGTGATCTTCTCGGCCATCTGGGTCCTGGCCAATGCGGTCTGCTTCTGGGTGGTCGACGGCCAGGAGCTCGCCAATGCGGTCACGTATGGCAGCAATGCGTTCACCTCGTACCCCGCCACCGTGTACGACACGTGGTTGCGTCGGTTCTTCGCGTTCGTCATCCCCGGCGCGTTCGTCGCCTACTACCCCAGCCTCGCGCTTCTGGACCGCCCGGATCCGTTGGGTGGACCCGCTTTTCTGAGTTGGATCTCGCCGTTGGTCGCCCTTGCCGCGGCCGTTGTCGCGGGCCTTGTCTGGCGCACCGCCGTTCGGCACTACCGAGGGACTGGATCATGATCGAGGTGCGCGATCTGTGTCGCGAGTTCACGGTGACGACGAAGGTCGGCCGTTTCAGGCGTGAGAAGCGCGTCGTGCGGGCGGTGGACTCGGTGAGTTTCGATGTCGCCGCAGGGGAAGCCGTCGGGTATGTCGGGCCCAATGGGGCCGGCAAGTCGACCACCATCAAGATGCTCACCGGCATCCTCGTGCCGACGTCCGGCCACGTTCGGGTGTCCGGCGTGGACCCGTCGCGGGCTCGGCGGGATCTGGCGCGGCGCATCGGGGTGGTCTTCGGCCAGCGCAGCCAGCTGTGGTGGGACCTGCCGCTCCGGGACAGCTTCGACCTGCTCCGCGCGATCTACCGGGTGCCGAAGGGTGATCACGCCGGTCGGCTCCGGGAGTGCGTCGACCTGCTGGAGCTCGGGCCGTTCCTGGACACGCCGGTCCGCCAACTGTCCCTCGGTCAACGGATGCGCGGCGAGGTCACGGCGGCCCTGTTGCACGGGCCCGAGTTGTTGGTCTTGGACGAACCGACCATCGGCCTCGACCTGGAATCCAAGGAACGCCTGCGGGAATTCCTGGCCGACCTCAACACCCAGCGCGGCACGACGCTCTTGCTCACCACGCACGACCTGGACGACATCGAGCGGCTGTGTCCGCGGCTGGTGGTGATCGACCGGGGCACGGTGCTGGCCGACGGCCCGTTGGACGGACTGCGCGCCGAGGTCGCGCCGGACCGCGTGCTGGTGGTGGACCTGGAGAAACCAGCCACCGGGCTGGACGAACTGCCCGGCGTCACCTCGGTGCGGACCGAGCTGAACGGATTGCGACACCACCTCACGTTCCGCCGCGCGGACACCACTGCGGCGGCGCTTATCTCGGCTGTGGCGGCACGGGCGGAAGTGCACGATCTCGTGGTTGTGGAGCCGGAGATCGACGATGTGGTGCGTCGGCTGTACGCGCGTCGGTAGAGTCGGACGAAACGGTCAACGAATGGGAGCACTCCATGCGCGCAGGTCGTCCGCTCGCCACCATCATGCTGGCGCTGGGCCTCATCGGGGCCGCGTCCGGCTGCGAGGCCGTCCAGCAGGCGTCGGACACCGCGAACCAGGTCGGCCAAGCGGCGGACAAGGCGACCGTGTGCATCGAGGCGCTCAAGCTCGCGAACTTCACCCCCACCGCCACCGACCCGCAGAAGGCGCTGGAGGAGACCCAGAAGAAGGCCGAGGAGCTGAACGCCCTCGCCGCGAAGGCCGGCGACGCCACGCTCAAGGACGCCATCACCGGCGTTTCCGACAAGATGAGCGCCGTGACGCTGGAGGACGTGAACCCGGCCAACGCCGCCGCCTGGGCGCAGGAGAAGCTGGACACCGTCTCCAAGCTGTCCAACGCCTGCTCCTGAGCGGAAAAGCCAGGCTGTCGGTACCTTCGGAACCGTCCTACCCTGGGAGGCACCGGAGGTGTTGCAGATGCACGCGACAGTAGGTGACCGGTTGCACGTCCACAGCCGCGCGGTGGGTCTCGACGAGAAGATCGGCGAGATCGTGGAAGTCCGCGGCTCGGAAGGTGCGCCCCCGTACCTGGTCCGGTTCTCGGACGGCCACGAAGGGCTGGTCTACCCAGGCCCCGACACGCTGGTCGAGCCCCGGGCCTCTGAATCACCCAGGATCAAGGACTCGACCTCGGCGCGGTAGAGCAGCGCCGGGTCGACTCCCATCGGTCCGAACTGCCCGGAAACCTCCAGGCTGAGCACGCCGTGCAGCCTGGTGAACCCGCGCAGGCCGGTGAGCAGCACGGCGGGGGGCACGTACCCCTCGCCGCGTGAGCCGGCCCATGCCACGAGCTGGGCATCCAGTCCACTCGTGGCTTCCTGGCGCGGTTCCCCTTCTCTCGGCAGCACACTCAGGAACGCGCTCATCGTGCGGTGTGCGGCCATGATCGTGTCTTCCGGCGCCTGGTAGCCGGGCACCGGCGTGCCGAACAGCAGCAGGTACCGGTGCGGCTGGGCGATGGCCCACGACCGGAAGCCTTCCCCGAACGCGCGCACCCGATCGGACGGGTCCGCGTCCTCCGATGCCGCGACCGCCGCCTCCACGGTGTCCGCCAGGTCGTGCCACGCGTCCGTGACCAGGTCGTTCAGCAGGTCGTCGCGCCCCTTGAAGTACCGGTAGAGAGCGGGACCCGTCACGCCCATGCGCTTGGCGATGGCGTTGACCGAGATCCCGGCGATCCCCTGCTCCGCCAACTGCTCCAGCGCGATGCGCTTGACCTCGACCTTCGTCTCCTCGCGGAACCGTTCGCGCCGCACGTTGACCACTCTGCGCACCTCCTTGACAAATACACCCTAACTTGTGTTAGAACTTCTAACAACAGTGAGAGCTTGATACGAGGGGGAATCATGACGGTCGTCGTTCTGGGAGCGGGTCGGGGTATCGGTCGGGAGATCACCCGCCAGTTGGTGGCGGCAGGGAGAGAGGTTCGGGCTGTCACACGTTCGGGTGGAGTTCCGGAGGGTGCGCAGGACATGCGCTGCGATCTGATGGACCGGGCGTCGACGTTCAAGGCCGTGGAAGGCGCGTCGGTGGTCCACCTGTCCGCCAACGTCCCGTACACCAGCTGGGTGGACATGCTGCCGACGATGGTCGACAACGCCATCGCCGCGGCGGAGGCCGTGGGCGCGAAGATCGTGTTCGCGGACAACCTGTACTCGTACGGCCCGGTGTCCGGCCCGATCACCGAGGCCACGCCGGAACGGCCCGTGGGGCCGAAGGAGAAGCTGCGCAGCGAACTCGGCAAACGGCTGCGGAAGGCGTCCGTGCCGGTGGCGACCGGTCGTTCCTCGGACTACTACGGTCCGGGCGGCACGTCGTCGTTGCCCGGCGAGCTGGCGATCAAGCCGATGACGCAGGGCAAGGGCGCCATGTGGTTCTGGCCGCTGGACGTCCCGCACACGTTCGCCTACCTCGCCGACACCGCACGGGCGCAGATCTTGCTGGGCGACGACGAGCGGGCGGACGGGAAGGTCTGGCACACGCCGGCGGCCGAGACCCTGTCCGTGCGGGACTTCATCGCGCTGACCGGACAGGTGCTCGGCAACGCG
This is a stretch of genomic DNA from Saccharothrix ecbatanensis. It encodes these proteins:
- a CDS encoding ABC transporter permease, translating into MRAYARLALAGFRRYSTYRQAMVAGMATNVAFGLLRMAVLVAAVSQGSIAGYDVAATATYVWLGQGLMAVVVLWGDKQLADRIRSGDVVVDLYRPWHLQSALLAEDVGRAGYALLVRLAPPIAFGALFFPFRWPELATLPLFAVSVVLAVAVSFGMRFLLNATTFWLLDNRGVQALYTGFAWLLSGLAVPLAFFPSWALPFLWSTPFAAMLQAPIDVFLERGSPWPLLAGQAFWAVVVLGAGHLVLQRAVRKVVVQGG
- a CDS encoding ABC transporter permease; this encodes MADSTAGVYAKLVGARLRGQMSYRASFVLQCVANALGQLTELAIILVLFNRVSALGGFSVNEVVLMYALAGTAFGIADLVASQLDELPTYIRTGTFDVLLLRPLGTLAQMMASDLQLRKLGRIVAGVVALVYALGHNEIAWSPFTAVLIVVAPLSGAVIFSAIWVLANAVCFWVVDGQELANAVTYGSNAFTSYPATVYDTWLRRFFAFVIPGAFVAYYPSLALLDRPDPLGGPAFLSWISPLVALAAAVVAGLVWRTAVRHYRGTGS
- a CDS encoding ABC transporter ATP-binding protein, with protein sequence MIEVRDLCREFTVTTKVGRFRREKRVVRAVDSVSFDVAAGEAVGYVGPNGAGKSTTIKMLTGILVPTSGHVRVSGVDPSRARRDLARRIGVVFGQRSQLWWDLPLRDSFDLLRAIYRVPKGDHAGRLRECVDLLELGPFLDTPVRQLSLGQRMRGEVTAALLHGPELLVLDEPTIGLDLESKERLREFLADLNTQRGTTLLLTTHDLDDIERLCPRLVVIDRGTVLADGPLDGLRAEVAPDRVLVVDLEKPATGLDELPGVTSVRTELNGLRHHLTFRRADTTAAALISAVAARAEVHDLVVVEPEIDDVVRRLYARR
- a CDS encoding bacteriophage spanin2 family protein, which produces MRAGRPLATIMLALGLIGAASGCEAVQQASDTANQVGQAADKATVCIEALKLANFTPTATDPQKALEETQKKAEELNALAAKAGDATLKDAITGVSDKMSAVTLEDVNPANAAAWAQEKLDTVSKLSNACS
- a CDS encoding DUF1918 domain-containing protein → MHATVGDRLHVHSRAVGLDEKIGEIVEVRGSEGAPPYLVRFSDGHEGLVYPGPDTLVEPRASESPRIKDSTSAR
- a CDS encoding TetR/AcrR family transcriptional regulator → MRRVVNVRRERFREETKVEVKRIALEQLAEQGIAGISVNAIAKRMGVTGPALYRYFKGRDDLLNDLVTDAWHDLADTVEAAVAASEDADPSDRVRAFGEGFRSWAIAQPHRYLLLFGTPVPGYQAPEDTIMAAHRTMSAFLSVLPREGEPRQEATSGLDAQLVAWAGSRGEGYVPPAVLLTGLRGFTRLHGVLSLEVSGQFGPMGVDPALLYRAEVESLILGDSEARGSTSVSGPG
- a CDS encoding NAD-dependent epimerase/dehydratase family protein; protein product: MTVVVLGAGRGIGREITRQLVAAGREVRAVTRSGGVPEGAQDMRCDLMDRASTFKAVEGASVVHLSANVPYTSWVDMLPTMVDNAIAAAEAVGAKIVFADNLYSYGPVSGPITEATPERPVGPKEKLRSELGKRLRKASVPVATGRSSDYYGPGGTSSLPGELAIKPMTQGKGAMWFWPLDVPHTFAYLADTARAQILLGDDERADGKVWHTPAAETLSVRDFIALTGQVLGNARKPLRLPSVAVTLSAMFDKRLRGSTEMDHQRTKPWVVDHSAFESAFGPFPVTPHEKAIAETAQWYRSA